A part of Deltaproteobacteria bacterium HGW-Deltaproteobacteria-4 genomic DNA contains:
- a CDS encoding sigma-54-dependent Fis family transcriptional regulator, which yields MSELKLLTLLLVEDEDELRRETVSFLELYCGRVIPARHGREALNLIASERPDLVLSDIRMPVMDGLELAVQMKKLAPDTPLIFCSAFTETDYLLKAIELQAAAFVRKPVDTDELLAVIARVALPVLQRREIQGLSDELVATLKFQLGSTPAQQGVAEQAARVARTSFNVLLEGETGSGKSRLASIIHQLSPRRERPFVAVQLGALPLHLAESELFGHLKGAFTGADRTRAGLVESAQGGTLFLDDIDACPLPLQAKLLRFIEEKKFIPVGSSTEKQVDMRIISASNRNLKEESMAGHFREDLYYRLADVTITLPPLREATETIVPLALKFLRETCDELDRDIPLLDDEACRHLCNMPWPGNVRQLKSVMRRAALNAGKVIGPEEIGGADKAPVAVALPAGNGQSTPPPFPCGINALEKWSLEEALRFCGGKRMKTATMLGMNYYTFRRRLEKHEIATDEV from the coding sequence ATGAGCGAGCTGAAACTCCTCACCCTCCTGCTAGTCGAGGATGAAGATGAACTACGGCGCGAGACCGTCTCCTTTCTCGAACTCTACTGCGGCCGTGTCATCCCGGCCCGCCATGGCCGCGAAGCCCTAAACCTGATCGCTTCCGAGCGCCCCGACCTAGTGCTCAGCGATATCCGCATGCCGGTGATGGACGGGCTCGAACTGGCGGTGCAGATGAAAAAACTGGCGCCTGATACGCCGCTGATTTTTTGCAGCGCCTTCACCGAGACCGATTATCTGCTCAAGGCTATCGAACTTCAGGCCGCCGCTTTCGTCCGCAAACCGGTCGATACCGATGAACTCCTCGCCGTCATTGCCAGGGTTGCCCTGCCGGTGTTGCAACGCCGCGAGATTCAGGGACTCTCGGACGAACTGGTCGCGACGCTGAAGTTCCAACTCGGGAGCACCCCGGCTCAGCAGGGAGTGGCAGAGCAGGCTGCGCGTGTCGCCAGAACCTCCTTTAATGTCCTCCTGGAAGGCGAGACCGGCAGTGGAAAATCACGCCTCGCCAGCATTATTCACCAATTGAGCCCGCGCCGGGAAAGACCCTTTGTTGCGGTTCAGCTCGGTGCCCTGCCTCTGCACCTGGCCGAAAGTGAGCTCTTCGGCCACCTCAAGGGCGCCTTCACCGGCGCCGATCGGACCCGCGCCGGTCTGGTGGAGTCTGCCCAGGGGGGGACGCTTTTTCTCGATGATATCGATGCCTGTCCCCTCCCCCTCCAAGCTAAGTTGCTGCGCTTTATCGAAGAGAAAAAGTTTATACCGGTCGGCAGCAGCACGGAGAAGCAGGTCGATATGCGGATCATCAGCGCCAGCAACCGCAACCTCAAAGAAGAATCCATGGCCGGTCACTTTCGTGAAGACCTCTACTACCGCCTCGCCGACGTCACCATTACCCTACCCCCTTTGCGGGAAGCAACGGAGACGATCGTGCCGCTGGCACTCAAGTTCCTTCGTGAAACCTGCGATGAACTCGATCGCGATATTCCTCTCCTCGACGATGAGGCGTGCCGCCACCTCTGCAACATGCCCTGGCCGGGGAACGTCCGCCAGTTAAAGAGTGTGATGCGCCGCGCGGCGTTAAATGCGGGGAAGGTCATCGGGCCGGAAGAGATTGGTGGGGCGGACAAAGCCCCTGTCGCCGTCGCCCTCCCCGCCGGCAACGGTCAGTCGACGCCGCCGCCCTTCCCCTGCGGCATCAATGCGCTGGAAAAATGGTCGCTGGAGGAGGCGCTCCGCTTCTGCGGCGGCAAGCGCATGAAGACCGCAACGATGCTGGGGATGAATTATTACACCTTCCGGCGGCGCCTGGAAAAACATGAAATCGCCACAGATGAAGTGTAG